A DNA window from Maribellus comscasis contains the following coding sequences:
- a CDS encoding alkaline phosphatase family protein codes for MKQGAVVIFVLLITSWIANPLKAQSTTGAQGQPKVVVGIVVENMRPDYIQRYWNKFQSNGFKKLYTQGAVCSNINITQHIQSYASGTATLYTGVNPSIHGIIDKTWYDRLKEKELDCTEDDYYFTVGADTDAGNASPVKLLSNTITDNLKILTLGKSKVFSVAMNRESAIFSAGHSADAAYWFDVESGRMISSSFYVSTFPDWVRIYNSENQPEMYSYRNWTTLLPETSYNESVADDYILEKGYYDKWNTFPHTISKYIKRSEDFRPLKTTPYANLIVKDFTLRLMENEDIGSDNATDFVSVVFSSMDYENVSFGPASVEMEDTYLYLDQYIGELVSAVEKKYGKNNVLFFLTANTSTSYPVNYLKEEFNLPVDNFMPESAIALLTSYLNIAYGEAKWIEHYTDLQVYLDHDLIEKNKLDLNDMRDVTSNFINQFEGVQVALPAYQLEQGSSANGLLAPLYKSYSKGRSGDFLYVLKEGWQPSYKYKKVNYTDQSHIPLVFYGAKIQPMNINEKYFAVDLVPTLATLLDIPLPDKCQGKAIKELAK; via the coding sequence ATGAAACAAGGAGCGGTTGTAATTTTTGTTTTGCTAATTACCAGTTGGATTGCAAATCCGTTAAAGGCTCAATCCACAACAGGGGCTCAGGGTCAACCCAAAGTGGTTGTAGGGATTGTGGTTGAAAATATGCGCCCCGATTATATTCAGCGTTACTGGAACAAATTCCAGAGCAACGGTTTTAAAAAACTTTACACACAAGGCGCTGTTTGTTCGAATATAAATATCACTCAACACATTCAGAGTTATGCAAGCGGAACAGCCACCCTCTATACAGGTGTAAATCCTTCCATACATGGCATTATTGACAAAACATGGTACGACAGGCTAAAGGAAAAAGAATTGGACTGCACAGAAGATGACTACTATTTTACTGTTGGCGCTGACACCGATGCAGGAAATGCATCGCCAGTGAAATTGCTTTCAAATACGATAACCGATAATCTGAAAATCCTTACTCTTGGCAAATCAAAGGTATTCAGCGTGGCGATGAACAGAGAATCAGCTATTTTTTCGGCAGGACATTCAGCAGACGCTGCTTACTGGTTTGATGTGGAATCGGGACGTATGATTTCAAGTTCTTTTTATGTTAGTACCTTTCCCGATTGGGTTCGTATTTACAACAGCGAAAATCAACCGGAAATGTACAGTTACCGGAACTGGACGACCTTACTTCCGGAAACCTCGTACAACGAAAGTGTTGCAGACGATTATATTCTTGAAAAAGGGTACTATGATAAATGGAATACTTTTCCACATACCATTAGTAAATATATAAAACGTTCAGAAGATTTCCGCCCTTTAAAAACAACACCATATGCCAACCTTATTGTTAAAGATTTTACACTGAGGCTGATGGAAAATGAAGATATTGGAAGCGATAACGCAACCGATTTTGTATCGGTGGTCTTTTCGTCGATGGACTATGAAAATGTTTCGTTTGGACCTGCTTCTGTTGAAATGGAAGACACTTATCTTTATCTTGACCAATACATAGGAGAATTGGTAAGTGCCGTTGAAAAAAAATACGGGAAAAATAATGTTTTATTTTTCCTGACGGCCAATACTTCAACTTCGTACCCGGTAAATTATTTAAAAGAAGAATTTAATCTTCCTGTTGATAATTTTATGCCTGAAAGCGCTATCGCCCTGCTCACATCCTATTTAAATATCGCATACGGCGAAGCAAAGTGGATTGAACATTATACTGATTTACAGGTATATCTTGATCACGATTTAATTGAGAAAAATAAACTCGACCTAAATGATATGCGGGATGTAACCTCCAATTTTATTAACCAGTTTGAAGGAGTTCAGGTTGCTTTACCTGCCTATCAACTGGAACAGGGAAGTTCAGCAAATGGCTTACTTGCCCCACTTTACAAATCCTATTCTAAAGGCCGATCCGGAGACTTTTTATATGTTTTGAAAGAAGGATGGCAACCGAGTTACAAATACAAAAAAGTAAATTACACAGACCAATCCCATATACCGCTCGTATTTTACGGTGCAAAGATTCAGCCGATGAATATCAACGAAAAATATTTTGCGGTGGATTTGGTTCCAACATTAGCAACGCTCTTAGATATTCCACTGCCAGACAAATGCCAGGGAAAAGCGATAAAAGAACTAGCTAAGTAA
- a CDS encoding RNA polymerase sigma factor encodes MTQEEFKYLFEMHFAAIRNYVFYRSGNTEVATDIAQETFLKVWEKQQTVQPESVKGLLYKIAGDLFISYYRKEKRSFHFFNHFVFDENGQTPEDLFAFEQLKGNYKRALEKLPEKQRTVFLMSRAENLKYKEIAEILGISVKAVEKRMKYALKYLRTFLNHE; translated from the coding sequence TTGACCCAGGAAGAATTTAAGTATCTGTTTGAAATGCATTTTGCAGCAATTCGCAATTATGTATTTTATCGTTCAGGAAATACTGAGGTAGCTACTGATATTGCCCAGGAAACTTTCCTGAAGGTATGGGAAAAACAACAAACTGTGCAACCTGAGTCAGTAAAAGGTCTTCTTTATAAAATTGCCGGCGACCTGTTTATTTCGTATTACCGAAAAGAGAAACGTTCATTTCATTTTTTTAATCATTTTGTTTTTGATGAAAATGGACAGACTCCGGAAGATCTCTTCGCTTTTGAGCAATTAAAAGGAAATTATAAAAGAGCACTTGAAAAATTACCGGAGAAACAACGAACTGTTTTTTTGATGAGCAGGGCCGAGAACCTGAAATATAAAGAAATCGCTGAAATACTGGGGATAAGTGTAAAAGCAGTTGAAAAGCGAATGAAGTACGCCTTAAAATATTTACGCACTTTTTTAAATCACGAATGA
- a CDS encoding FecR family protein, protein MNDKNIHSTYLEKEHSTFFSKGKIKWEKTEAEVWAELSDKIVEKPSGREIVLIPGVLKYVAAAVLFFAVVLGAIAFFYQKTVVCNPGEHLTVQLPDESVVQLNAESGIKYYPLKWRFGRKVFLKGEAFFKVETGKKFSVISPEGATEVLGTSFNIYSRDEKYRVACLTGRVKVITNEKKSVILEPGSKTELKKGELILQKNHNVENIISWTNNQFFFAGTPLREVIDEIERQYGVTIRIQRELDKRNFAGNFPKKYNVEEVLDFVCTAMQINFVKQSENVFLVMENS, encoded by the coding sequence ATGAATGACAAAAATATACATAGCACCTATTTAGAAAAAGAACATTCTACTTTTTTTTCAAAAGGGAAAATTAAATGGGAAAAAACAGAGGCAGAAGTGTGGGCAGAACTTTCAGACAAAATTGTTGAAAAACCGTCAGGGAGGGAAATAGTTTTAATTCCCGGGGTTTTAAAGTATGTGGCGGCGGCTGTACTCTTTTTTGCTGTTGTTTTGGGGGCTATCGCTTTTTTTTATCAGAAGACAGTTGTTTGTAATCCCGGCGAGCATCTTACTGTTCAGCTGCCCGATGAGTCAGTTGTGCAGTTAAATGCAGAGTCAGGAATAAAATACTACCCCTTAAAATGGAGATTTGGACGAAAGGTATTTCTGAAAGGCGAAGCTTTTTTTAAAGTAGAAACAGGAAAGAAGTTTAGTGTTATTTCTCCGGAAGGAGCAACCGAAGTATTGGGAACCAGTTTTAATATTTACTCCAGGGACGAAAAATACAGGGTAGCCTGTTTAACTGGTCGCGTAAAAGTTATTACAAACGAAAAAAAGTCGGTAATACTTGAACCGGGTTCAAAAACAGAGCTAAAAAAAGGTGAGCTTATTTTGCAGAAAAATCACAACGTTGAGAATATAATCAGCTGGACAAACAATCAATTCTTTTTTGCCGGAACCCCTCTCAGGGAAGTGATTGACGAGATTGAAAGACAATACGGTGTTACCATTAGAATTCAGAGAGAATTAGATAAACGGAATTTTGCGGGTAACTTTCCTAAAAAATATAATGTGGAAGAGGTATTGGATTTTGTTTGTACGGCGATGCAGATTAATTTCGTAAAACAATCAGAAAATGTATTTCTGGTGATGGAAAACAGTTAA
- a CDS encoding TonB-dependent receptor, giving the protein MKSGILLVFVLCFYFQVFGQQSESVEIDVTKTPLDEVLIHLKENYGFQFAFDKDLLSQFVVSVRDNFSSKEETLAGLLKGLPLTFKKSGEVFLIIPKNSFQEVRRQKTTQISGQVVEARSYEPLPFSYILINNRSIQSDQQGNFTYLASADTSFNVRISHLGYFLYDTLVSGNLIQQFPLTPRFTAIKEVQVEGNPIERSTLIGDQPGKIKINHRIAPVLPGYGDNSVFNMLRLMPGVLAAGEQSSDLLIWGAYESHSKIQFDGFTIFGLKNFNDDIGVVNPLVLKDMEVFKGGYEAKYGDQVGGIVNITGKKGSLQKPSFTFNINNTTLNSLVELPVSKKSSFLAAYRQTFYELYDPSEIELYNRRGNNTFDATVYPDYNFRDGNLKYNFQDKRIGAELSLYGGGDRYAYNLERDYGNNKITRDEEEKNRQWGGAFTFSAKDKKGNTGKIKIAASSLSNASNEENKIVNNRNGRENITKSGVGENSVNQVSLLAESRWNFHRGNYLESALGLESNSVRVLRQSFDAELIDTDIRLTRMFFYLQDYWPVNDFFELKTGVRLNYAFKIQKFYPEPRVAVAAKLSPQLKLNVAWGLYHQFLAKTTLVDSSMNYYYFWANSDDKDIPVLSGEHWVAGISYDYKGFTASAEGFYKTTNGLSRFINGIGVLESGFYSGEARSYGVDFFLKKEYKKHTAWISYTLSKTEEHFPFYIRDYYRPAPQDQRHELKFAGVANYKSFYFSANYVYGSGFERFIFENTDGVEYIPVYNRLDIAVIYNFKPGKVKSQIGLSVLNVLNSENIKLANIRRIATDTENPLDVNTEAVPFTPTLFLKVMF; this is encoded by the coding sequence GTGAAAAGTGGAATACTTTTAGTTTTTGTCTTGTGTTTTTATTTTCAGGTCTTTGGCCAACAATCTGAATCTGTTGAAATTGATGTAACCAAAACTCCTTTGGATGAAGTTCTTATTCACTTAAAGGAGAATTATGGTTTTCAGTTTGCATTTGATAAAGATTTGTTGTCGCAATTTGTTGTCTCTGTTCGCGACAATTTTTCCTCAAAAGAAGAAACACTTGCGGGTTTATTAAAAGGTTTGCCTCTTACTTTTAAAAAATCGGGAGAAGTTTTTTTGATTATTCCCAAAAATAGTTTTCAGGAAGTTCGTCGCCAAAAGACAACCCAAATTTCAGGTCAGGTAGTTGAAGCTCGTTCTTACGAGCCGTTGCCATTTTCATACATCCTAATAAATAACCGGTCAATTCAATCCGACCAACAGGGAAATTTCACTTATCTGGCTTCAGCTGATACCTCGTTTAATGTACGAATTTCACATCTGGGCTATTTTTTATACGATACACTTGTTTCAGGTAATCTGATACAGCAATTTCCACTTACTCCGCGTTTTACCGCGATCAAAGAAGTTCAGGTGGAAGGCAATCCGATTGAACGTTCAACATTGATCGGAGACCAACCCGGAAAAATAAAAATTAACCACAGGATTGCGCCGGTTCTTCCGGGATATGGGGATAATTCTGTTTTTAATATGTTACGTCTTATGCCCGGAGTTTTGGCTGCCGGAGAACAATCTTCCGATTTACTGATTTGGGGGGCTTATGAAAGCCATAGTAAAATTCAATTTGACGGATTTACGATTTTCGGACTAAAAAACTTTAACGATGATATTGGCGTTGTAAATCCGCTGGTGTTAAAAGATATGGAAGTTTTTAAAGGAGGTTACGAAGCAAAATACGGCGATCAGGTTGGCGGAATTGTAAATATAACCGGTAAAAAAGGGAGTTTACAAAAGCCTTCTTTTACATTCAATATAAATAATACAACTTTAAATTCGCTGGTTGAACTGCCTGTTTCCAAAAAATCATCGTTTCTGGCTGCCTACCGGCAAACTTTTTATGAATTGTATGATCCGTCGGAGATAGAACTATATAACAGGAGAGGAAATAATACGTTTGATGCCACCGTTTATCCCGACTATAATTTTCGAGACGGAAATCTGAAATATAATTTTCAGGATAAAAGAATAGGTGCGGAATTAAGTTTATACGGCGGTGGAGACAGATATGCATATAACCTGGAAAGAGATTATGGAAATAATAAGATTACCCGGGATGAAGAAGAAAAAAATCGGCAATGGGGAGGTGCGTTTACGTTTTCAGCAAAAGACAAAAAGGGGAATACAGGAAAAATAAAAATTGCCGCATCATCTCTTTCCAATGCATCAAACGAAGAAAACAAAATAGTAAATAACAGGAATGGAAGGGAAAATATTACCAAATCAGGAGTTGGGGAAAACAGCGTAAATCAAGTCTCGCTGCTGGCTGAAAGCCGCTGGAATTTTCACAGGGGGAATTATCTGGAATCCGCACTGGGCTTGGAATCGAATAGTGTCCGTGTTTTGCGGCAGTCGTTTGATGCGGAATTAATTGACACAGATATCCGTTTAACCAGAATGTTTTTTTATCTGCAGGACTACTGGCCGGTAAATGATTTTTTTGAATTAAAGACAGGTGTCCGGCTTAATTACGCTTTCAAAATTCAGAAGTTTTATCCCGAGCCGCGGGTGGCAGTGGCTGCAAAACTTTCGCCACAATTAAAATTAAATGTAGCCTGGGGCTTGTATCACCAGTTTCTGGCAAAAACCACACTTGTTGACAGCAGTATGAATTATTATTATTTCTGGGCCAATTCCGACGATAAAGATATTCCCGTTCTTTCAGGGGAACATTGGGTTGCAGGTATTTCATACGATTATAAGGGATTTACAGCGAGTGCTGAAGGTTTTTACAAAACAACAAACGGTTTATCGCGCTTTATAAACGGCATCGGTGTATTGGAAAGCGGATTTTATTCCGGAGAAGCGCGAAGTTACGGCGTTGATTTTTTTCTGAAAAAGGAATACAAAAAGCATACGGCCTGGATAAGTTACACGCTTAGTAAAACTGAAGAACACTTCCCTTTTTATATTCGCGATTACTACCGTCCGGCCCCGCAGGATCAGCGACACGAGTTGAAATTTGCAGGAGTGGCCAACTATAAATCGTTTTATTTTTCAGCCAATTATGTGTATGGTTCGGGATTCGAGCGTTTCATATTCGAAAACACTGATGGAGTGGAATATATCCCTGTATATAACCGTCTTGATATAGCTGTAATCTATAATTTCAAACCTGGAAAAGTAAAAAGTCAAATCGGACTTTCGGTTTTAAATGTTTTAAATTCAGAAAATATCAAACTGGCAAATATCCGGCGAATTGCTACCGATACCGAAAATCCCCTGGATGTAAATACTGAAGCTGTTCCGTTTACACCTACGCTGTTTCTGAAAGTTATGTTTTAA
- a CDS encoding bacteriohemerythrin, with product MKDLNWKNQYSVGVFEIDAEHRIFLKTIKKIYHAFESEMDDEIIRLLLEELYKYADFHFTSEENVMLMNDYPDYKSHKKQHDELIQTLANTINFLDVKKINKEQLINFLVHWFKEHTASIDLKLGTYLKESKASHLLENY from the coding sequence ATGAAAGATTTGAATTGGAAAAATCAGTACAGTGTGGGTGTTTTCGAAATTGATGCTGAACACAGGATTTTTCTTAAAACCATCAAAAAGATTTACCATGCCTTTGAGAGTGAAATGGATGACGAAATTATAAGACTCTTGCTTGAAGAATTGTATAAATATGCCGATTTCCATTTTACAAGTGAAGAAAATGTAATGTTGATGAACGATTATCCTGACTATAAATCGCATAAGAAGCAGCACGATGAACTGATTCAGACTCTTGCGAATACCATTAATTTTCTTGATGTTAAGAAGATTAATAAAGAACAGTTGATTAATTTCCTGGTTCACTGGTTTAAAGAGCACACTGCCTCAATTGATTTAAAGCTTGGAACCTATTTGAAAGAGAGTAAAGCCAGCCATCTTCTGGAAAACTACTGA
- a CDS encoding ABC transporter permease, with protein MNTIRYILQKEFRQIFRNKTMLPMIFGVPLLQMLVLVFAATFDMKKIDMVVVDKDLSETSREMIAKFDAIPFYNLEFAVPDETIGEEMLLSDEADAILVIPPNMERNLIRDDKAQVQLLVNAIDGNSAQLIYSYSSRVIGNFNKNLIAEWRGIPEFSPPGEVKISESYWYNPELDYHWFMAPGILAVLVTVIGMFMSGMNLVREKEIGTIEQLNVTPVKKYQFIIGKLVPFWLIALFDLAFGLLIAWLVFDLPIVGNLLVLFAFASVFLLGALGLGLFISTVSDTQQQVMFISFFFMMIFIMMGGIFTPVESMPHWAQTIDRVNPMYYFMKIMRNVVLKGSGFIDLLEEFLSLLLLGVIFLSLAIWRYRKTT; from the coding sequence ATGAATACTATTCGCTACATATTACAGAAAGAATTCCGGCAGATTTTCCGGAACAAAACGATGTTACCTATGATTTTTGGAGTGCCGTTGCTACAAATGCTTGTACTCGTTTTTGCCGCAACTTTCGACATGAAGAAAATCGACATGGTTGTAGTTGATAAAGATCTTTCAGAGACATCCAGGGAAATGATTGCAAAATTCGATGCAATACCGTTCTATAATCTTGAATTTGCAGTGCCAGACGAAACCATTGGAGAAGAGATGCTCCTCAGCGATGAAGCTGATGCAATTCTTGTTATACCTCCCAATATGGAACGTAACCTTATCCGCGATGACAAAGCCCAGGTACAACTCCTTGTAAATGCCATCGACGGAAATTCAGCGCAACTAATTTATTCTTATTCATCGAGAGTTATTGGGAATTTTAATAAGAATCTGATTGCCGAGTGGAGAGGTATTCCTGAGTTTTCGCCACCCGGCGAAGTAAAAATATCAGAAAGTTACTGGTATAATCCCGAACTCGATTACCACTGGTTTATGGCACCCGGCATTCTGGCCGTTTTAGTTACTGTTATTGGTATGTTTATGTCGGGAATGAACCTGGTGCGCGAAAAAGAAATCGGAACCATTGAGCAACTCAATGTAACTCCTGTAAAAAAATATCAGTTTATCATTGGCAAATTGGTACCTTTCTGGTTAATCGCCTTGTTTGATTTGGCCTTTGGCCTTTTAATCGCCTGGCTGGTATTCGATCTGCCCATAGTTGGCAACCTCCTTGTTTTATTCGCCTTTGCAAGTGTTTTTCTTTTGGGTGCGCTCGGGCTTGGCTTGTTTATTTCGACAGTAAGTGACACACAGCAGCAAGTCATGTTTATAAGTTTCTTTTTTATGATGATTTTTATAATGATGGGCGGGATTTTCACGCCCGTGGAAAGTATGCCACACTGGGCGCAAACAATTGACCGGGTCAACCCGATGTACTACTTTATGAAAATAATGAGAAATGTAGTACTAAAGGGATCTGGCTTTATCGATTTACTGGAAGAATTTCTTTCTCTTTTGCTCCTGGGAGTTATCTTTTTGAGTTTGGCAATTTGGCGCTACAGAAAAACGACTTAA